Part of the Primulina huaijiensis isolate GDHJ02 unplaced genomic scaffold, ASM1229523v2 scaffold3245, whole genome shotgun sequence genome, attacagttttttcttattaattaattaggtcAAAGTAAATACTGCATTAATAGACATTGGAAAACTGTGATCTAGATCTGCACTCTTACTCATCATCCCTTTGTTCCATGTTTTTCAGATGTTTGGAGAAAAATATCTAAACACAAACAATATTCAAAAAAGGTCAAATTAGAATTAAATATGTTTGAATTACTCAGGATCCttaattaattacaacaataattaatatataataaattaattgaatgatatataattatattttgttaaattttgcAAGGAGGAAAACAGTAGCAGAAGTGACAAAAGGTATGAAAACTTCATTAGGTATTAGCTTTGGAATCAAACGTTGCTTGAAGAAAAGGGTGGTGGCAGGGACTCCGAAAATGTAGAATAATAAATCTTTTGCACCAATATTTGTGACCCCTGTGTCAAGAATCACTTCTTCaagaattttctgaaattctTCCCTTTTCAGCAATTTTCCTTTGCCTTGGTGATGtttctgaaattaaaataattataaattcagGAAAATAATCACATATCGTACTAATATAGATTGGTGCAAATTCAGACCCTAGgaattatagttttttttaaaactcgaATTTAAGtatattttgaaatacaaaatactattaaaaatttaaaatatttatacgaCTTTTCATGTAAGAAAAAGAAGTTTtcttcaaaagaaaaatatacaaCATGAAATCGGTGAAACAAAtcatagttattattatttttttcgacAATATTTAAAGTATATCCAATTAAGCTTTAGaatttccatttttttgttAGCTGACTCGGCTCAAACCAAAATTATATGTATGAAAGTTATAtcgtaaataatgtattttttttaattctacaTCGCAGCATAAATATATTACACAGCTAAAAGAATTTATATACACCATAAATTAACCTTACTTTGTATGCGTGATCAATTGTGGAAATCGTTGGCACCCGAAATTGCGTGCTGCCAatctttttattaatttctctAGCAAAAAGAATTAATCTCATctattaaatattgaatttattagccaAAATTTTTAGAATCAATAATCagtattattaattaataataaaaaaaatgaaagaaaattgGAAATAGTACTCGACAGTCTGGCACACCGCATGGTAGAAATCAGCTGAGCTCCAATTCTCGGTGTTCACAAAGTACTTGTCGTAGCACTGTTCTATCACACCTTCAATTTCCTTATTTTTTGCATCCTCATTTCCTACAAATCAAATAATCATAATTGGACTGTCATACAGACAAGACAGCTGACAAATATAATACctacacatatatttttttcgaCTTCGTGTGTAATctattaaacatttttttatttatcgcCGATCGAACTTGCTCGAGCACATGCACACACATGCTTCAAGGGTGGAACAGTGCATCCATGTTGTGTGTTGCATATATTCATATGTACGTGGGTTTAGAGTTCGAGTATGCTCGTGTTCGTGCTTGTACTCGATCGTGTTCGTGCTGAGCTAATTAGAGGTTATAAGGGGGAAATATTGTACCTTCTATCTTGAGATTTTGCCTCATTTCAGCGAAATTAACTTGAAAGGCTCTGGAATGGTGTTTGGATCTTTTTAAGTTACAAGGATTTGGGGTGTAGGGGGTTGGATTCGAACCATTTTATTTAGAATTAAGCAAGGAACttatttttatgcttttgtcGTCAAAAAGCAACAAGAAAAGCATAAAACAATGATCTTTTAAGGCATATAGATCATAACGTAATTCATGC contains:
- the LOC140968066 gene encoding uncharacterized protein, which gives rise to MRQNLKIEGNEDAKNKEIEGVIEQCYDKYFVNTENWSSADFYHAVCQTVEEINKKIGSTQFRVPTISTIDHAYKKHHQGKGKLLKREEFQKILEEVILDTGVTNIGAKDLLFYIFGVPATTLFFKQRLIPKLIPNEVFIPFVTSATVFLLAKFNKI